The Corylus avellana chromosome ca8, CavTom2PMs-1.0 genome has a segment encoding these proteins:
- the LOC132190145 gene encoding AIG2-like protein D, translated as MSASCVTQSQSVHNVFVYGSLLADDVVKVLLKRIPPSSSASLNGFHRFSVKGRVYPAILPVENKKVTGKVLFGITNPELDILDTFEDVEYERRTVEVSVTDNSEKLQAHTYVWTDKNDPNLYGDWDFEEWKGVHMNDFIKMTTGFVEELELPESKPRVTSYESFYKQDGQ; from the exons ATGAGTGCGAGTTGTGTGACTCAGTCTCAGAGCGTTCACAACGTCTTCGTGTACGGCAGCCTCCTTGCAGACGACGTCGTCAAGGTGCTCCTGAAGCGTATCCCTCCATCATCATCCGCCAGCCTCAACGGCTT TCATAGATTTAGCGTCAAAGGACGTGTTTATCCAGCTATTCTTCCTGTGGAGAATAAGAAAGTTACAGGAAAG GTCTTATTTGGTATCACAAATCCTGAATTAGATATTTTAGATACTTTTGAGGATGTTGAGTATGAAAGGAGAACTGTTGAGGTTTCCGTGACG GATAATTCTGAGAAGTTACAGGCTCACACATATGTATGGACTGACAAAAATGATCCAAACTTGTATGGAGATTGGGATTTTGAG GAATGGAAGGGAGTACACATGAATGATTTTATCAAGATGACCACTGGGTTTGTGGAAGAATTGGAGCTGCCTGAATCAAAGCCAAGAGTTACCTCATACGAATCCTTCTATAAGCAAGATGGTCAATAA
- the LOC132189680 gene encoding protein PHOTOSYSTEM I ASSEMBLY 2, chloroplastic: protein MAMLFMAPAKLNFLRILPSPSPPLLKPARCAPLPPVQQSSFKVDAAIICEPCNGKGWLLCDFCKGQKTNVRAENKRIYRRCPSCRATGYILCSNCKVFKCVTFPNSSDGADLSF, encoded by the exons ATGGCGATGTTGTTTATGGCCCCCGCGAAGCTCAACTTTTTACGAATCTTGCCATCGCCATCGCCACCCTTATTGAAGCCTGCACGTTGCGCACCACTCCCGCCAGTCCAGCAAAG TTCTTTTAAGGTTGATGCAGCAATTATCTGTGAACCTTGCAACGGCAAAGGATGGTTACTTTGTGATTTTTGCAAAGGGCAAAAAACCAATGTGAGAGCTGAAAACAAGCGAATCTATCGCCGATGCCCATCTTGCAGAGCT ACTGGATACATCTTGTGCTCAAATTGCAAAGTTTTCAAGTGTGTTACCTTCCCAAATTCTAGCGATGGTGCTGACCTATCTTTTTGA
- the LOC132189679 gene encoding glycosyltransferase family protein 64 C3-like, protein MEMNRVLTVFVFLFFLFFSVNASRTRSADPCNPSAQRDPRTLRSDKVTVLINGYSESRIPLLQSLAATYAASPLVSSVLVLWGNPSTPAQTLARLAQNLSLSSSFGAASVSLVRQPSSSLNARFLPRPSSIGTHAVLICDDDVEVDQRSFEFAFRIWGSNQDRPIGFFVRSHDLDLSRKEWIYTVHPDKYSIMLTKFMILKSDYLYKYSCEGGPRMGEMRRIVDGMRNCEDILMNFVVADETNAGPILVGAERARDYGDARNDGGDERWGLKGVGLSSRRGEHRKRRGECIREFHRVMGRLPLRYGYGKVVNSVGEQGMCEKGGRLVLCDQ, encoded by the coding sequence ATGGAGATGAATCGGGTGCTAACAGTCTTCGTGTTcctcttcttcttattcttctccGTAAACGCTTCGCGTACACGATCTGCTGACCCGTGCAACCCAAGCGCCCAGCGGGACCCACGGACGCTCCGATCGGACAAGGTAACGGTCCTGATCAACGGCTACTCCGAGTCCCGCATCCCTCTTCTCCAGTCACTCGCCGCCACGTACGCCGCGTCCCCACTGGTATCCTCTGTGCTCGTCCTCTGGGGAAACCCCTCCACCCCGGCCCAAACCCTGGCCCGTTTGGCCCAAAATCTCTCACTCTCCTCCTCCTTCGGCGCAGCATCGGTCTCCCTGGTCCGCCAACCATCAAGCAGCCTCAACGCTCGGTTCCTCCCCCGACCCTCCTCAATCGGGACCCACGCCGTTTTGATTTGCGACGATGACGTGGAAGTCGATCAGCGATCGTTCGAGTTCGCGTTCAGAATCTGGGGATCGAATCAAGACCGTCCGATCGGGTTCTTCGTAAGATCGCACGACCTGGATCTGTCCAGGAAGGAGTGGATTTATACGGTACACCCGGACAAGTACTCGATCATGCTCACCAAGTTTATGATCTTGAAAAGTGATTACCTGTACAAGTACAGCTGTGAAGGTGGGCCCAGGATGGGGGAGATGAGGAGGATCGTTGATGGAATGCGGAACTGCGAGGACATCTTGATGAACTTTGTGGTGGCTGATGAGACGAATGCGGGGCCCATACTGGTGGGGGCAGAGAGGGCCAGAGATTATGGGGATGCGCGGAACGACGGTGGTGATGAACGGTGGGGATTGAAGGGTGTAGGATTGAGTAGTAGGAGAGGGGAGCATAGGAAGAGGAGGGGAGAGTGCATTAGGGAGTTCCACAGGGTGATGGGAAGATTGCCTTTGAGGTATGGTTATGGGAAGGTGGTTAATTCCGTTGGTGAACAAGGGATGTGTGAGAAAGGGGGGCGTTTGGTGCTTTGTGATCAATAA